One segment of Mycolicibacterium neworleansense DNA contains the following:
- a CDS encoding sulfotransferase family protein, which produces MTTSMQRPAPIRFDDLADPVYPPAAQPIRDGLAAYGASLELSPEVLLAAATERSGLDDFGDPAFRERLDVLCTSLRDEAGLSDTGLAIAFEQLVGNLVNRLRLEALIADHPEIEDIAIERPIIICGLPRTGTTHLHNLLAADPALRYLPYWESLEPVPGPGENTPEPRRERCGAGLELVNTSMPEFRRMHDMTVEHAHEEIQLLANDISGMLFETTYYVPSFAAHYKAHDQSASYAYVKRSLQAMQWLRGGTRWVLKSPQHLEQFPTLAATFPDATFVVTHRDPVEVTLSMMTMICYATRMAVTRPDVAKLTRHWLNRIDDLLDGCIRDRDALPAGQSIDVRFDDFMADERATLADIYRLADQPFGDDVRAAMSDFLTEHPRGRYGGVVYDAADLHLDPVALAERYRDYRERFLG; this is translated from the coding sequence GTGACCACCAGCATGCAGCGGCCGGCACCGATCCGGTTCGACGACCTGGCCGATCCGGTATATCCCCCGGCGGCCCAACCGATCCGCGATGGGTTGGCTGCCTACGGCGCGAGCCTGGAGCTGAGCCCTGAGGTGCTGCTCGCGGCGGCAACCGAACGGTCCGGATTGGACGATTTCGGCGACCCGGCGTTCCGGGAACGTCTCGACGTGCTCTGTACGTCGCTCCGCGACGAGGCGGGGCTGAGCGATACCGGATTGGCGATCGCGTTCGAGCAATTGGTCGGGAACCTGGTCAACCGGTTGCGGCTGGAGGCGTTGATCGCCGACCATCCCGAGATCGAGGACATCGCGATCGAACGGCCGATCATCATCTGCGGTCTCCCCCGCACCGGCACCACGCATCTGCACAATCTGCTCGCTGCCGACCCGGCATTGCGCTATCTGCCGTACTGGGAGAGCCTCGAACCGGTTCCCGGGCCCGGCGAGAACACGCCGGAACCGCGTCGGGAGCGGTGCGGCGCCGGACTGGAACTGGTGAACACCTCGATGCCCGAGTTCCGGCGGATGCACGACATGACCGTCGAGCACGCACATGAGGAGATCCAGCTCCTGGCCAATGACATCTCCGGCATGCTGTTCGAAACCACTTATTACGTGCCGAGTTTCGCCGCTCACTACAAGGCGCACGACCAGTCGGCGTCCTACGCGTACGTCAAGCGCAGCCTGCAGGCGATGCAGTGGCTGCGCGGCGGCACTCGCTGGGTGCTGAAATCGCCGCAGCATCTGGAACAGTTCCCGACGCTGGCCGCCACCTTCCCGGACGCCACTTTCGTTGTCACCCATCGCGATCCGGTCGAGGTGACGCTGTCGATGATGACCATGATCTGCTACGCGACGCGGATGGCGGTGACCCGTCCTGATGTGGCGAAGTTGACCCGACACTGGCTGAACCGCATCGACGACCTGCTCGACGGGTGCATCCGCGATCGCGATGCGCTGCCCGCCGGGCAATCCATCGACGTCCGATTCGACGACTTCATGGCCGACGAGCGGGCCACCCTGGCCGACATCTACCGGCTTGCCGATCAGCCCTTCGGCGACGATGTACGCGCGGCGATGAGCGACTTCCTCACCGAACACCCACGCGGACGCTACGGGGGCGTCGTCTACGACGCGGCGGACCTGCATCTCGATCCGGTCGCCCTGGCCGAACGGTACCGGGACTATCGCGAGCGGTTCCTCGGCTAG
- a CDS encoding FadR/GntR family transcriptional regulator: MGNPEPQPTEPTGTTPGLLERELEPSSRVDEITDRLVTAVAIGEYLPGSRLPAERELAAALRVGRMTVRAALARLVELGLVETRRSGRGGGTYVLQQWPESSTPAVGRTLTTRLDELRDRCDAICRIHGAVCRAAAEARTDRDLVVLRERLEAYRCAESGLAAQQADSALHLAIMDAAGNTVLKQMLLELEASVSIAAPAHLWGESATMREMELRALREHEQLIDAIAGRRGDDAEALARAHLAIDFEHIRAAMRRAGGLAD, translated from the coding sequence ATGGGGAATCCCGAGCCGCAGCCGACAGAGCCCACGGGCACCACGCCCGGGCTGCTCGAGCGCGAACTCGAACCCTCGTCGCGGGTGGATGAGATCACCGACCGTCTCGTCACCGCGGTGGCGATCGGCGAATACCTGCCCGGATCCCGCCTGCCTGCCGAGCGCGAACTTGCCGCGGCCCTGCGGGTCGGCCGGATGACGGTACGTGCAGCCCTGGCCCGGCTGGTCGAGCTGGGCTTGGTGGAAACACGCCGCAGCGGCCGCGGCGGCGGCACCTATGTGTTGCAGCAATGGCCGGAGTCGTCGACCCCTGCCGTCGGGCGCACCCTGACCACGCGGCTCGACGAACTGCGGGACCGCTGCGACGCCATCTGTCGAATCCATGGCGCGGTATGCCGTGCGGCTGCGGAGGCCCGAACGGACCGGGACCTGGTGGTGCTGAGGGAACGGCTCGAGGCCTACCGCTGCGCGGAGAGCGGCTTGGCCGCCCAGCAGGCGGACAGTGCGTTGCACCTGGCGATCATGGACGCGGCGGGCAACACCGTGCTCAAGCAGATGCTGCTGGAGTTGGAGGCCTCTGTGAGCATCGCCGCACCGGCCCACCTGTGGGGTGAGTCGGCGACCATGCGCGAGATGGAGCTACGGGCGCTGCGGGAGCACGAACAGCTGATCGATGCGATCGCCGGGCGTCGCGGGGACGACGCCGAAGCACTGGCACGCGCACACCTCGCGATCGACTTCGAACACATCAGGGCCGCGATGCGGCGTGCCGGAGGCCTGGCCGACTGA
- a CDS encoding proline iminopeptidase-family hydrolase: MLTAMPSSTRTVPFRGHETWVQVTTPGSARPEALPLFVLHGGPGMAHNYVANIAALADETGRTVIHYDQLGCGNSTHLPDAPADFWTPQLFVDEFHTVREALGIDRYHVLGQSWGGMLGAEIAVRVPSGLASLSICNSPASMQLWVEGAAELRAQLPAEARAALERHEADGTVTDPAYLAATEEFYRRHVCRVEPMPKDFADTVAQMEAEPTVYHTMNGPNEFHVIGTLRDWSIIDRLPSVTAPTLVIAGEFDEATPATWQPYADLIPDARAHVFDDTSHCTHLEKPEEFRSVIAEFLNQHDLAAAARV, translated from the coding sequence ATGCTGACCGCCATGCCTAGTTCCACCCGCACGGTGCCCTTCCGCGGTCACGAGACCTGGGTTCAGGTCACCACACCCGGAAGTGCCCGCCCCGAAGCTCTTCCGTTGTTCGTCCTACACGGCGGACCCGGCATGGCCCACAACTACGTCGCCAATATCGCGGCCCTGGCCGACGAGACCGGCCGCACCGTCATCCACTACGACCAGTTGGGCTGCGGTAACAGCACTCACCTGCCCGACGCACCCGCAGACTTCTGGACTCCACAGCTCTTCGTCGACGAGTTCCACACCGTGCGTGAAGCACTCGGAATCGACCGCTACCACGTGCTCGGACAATCCTGGGGCGGCATGCTCGGCGCCGAGATCGCAGTGCGCGTGCCGTCGGGGCTGGCCTCGCTGTCGATCTGCAACTCCCCCGCCTCGATGCAACTGTGGGTCGAGGGTGCCGCCGAACTTCGCGCTCAACTACCGGCGGAAGCCCGGGCGGCGCTGGAGCGACATGAGGCCGATGGCACGGTCACCGATCCGGCATACCTGGCCGCCACGGAGGAGTTCTACCGTCGCCATGTCTGCCGGGTCGAGCCGATGCCGAAGGACTTCGCCGACACCGTGGCCCAGATGGAGGCCGAGCCGACGGTGTACCACACGATGAACGGCCCCAACGAGTTTCACGTCATCGGTACCCTGCGCGACTGGAGCATCATCGACCGGTTGCCATCGGTCACCGCCCCGACACTCGTCATCGCCGGCGAGTTCGACGAGGCCACCCCGGCGACCTGGCAGCCCTATGCCGACCTCATTCCCGACGCCCGCGCTCACGTGTTCGATGACACCAGCCACTGCACTCACCTGGAGAAACCCGAGGAGTTCCGTTCGGTGATCGCCGAGTTCCTGAATCAGCACGATCTGGCCGCTGCCGCCCGGGTCTGA
- a CDS encoding TetR/AcrR family transcriptional regulator, with protein MSSLTGPGRPRDPQTQRDIMSATRDLLARDGYDQLSIEAIAREAGVSRPTIYRRWPSKAHLVFDAAFEQPPGGELLSMSGDFETDLRAFARGVLTFWCDPVVEAAALGILTERRRDPELHIRTQQLLDERTKDAFRSLVASGVEQGRVQPGVDVDMVYQALIGTAFYTAHMEPDIDVDDTADRLCSLLIDGARRTHPQRKDQP; from the coding sequence GTGTCCTCGCTCACAGGCCCGGGACGGCCGCGTGACCCCCAGACCCAGCGCGACATCATGAGCGCCACGCGTGACCTGCTGGCGCGCGACGGCTACGACCAGCTGTCCATCGAGGCCATCGCCCGCGAGGCCGGCGTCAGCCGCCCCACCATCTACCGGCGGTGGCCGTCGAAAGCCCACCTGGTCTTCGACGCCGCGTTCGAGCAACCGCCCGGCGGCGAACTGCTCTCGATGTCAGGAGATTTCGAGACCGACTTGCGCGCCTTCGCCCGCGGGGTGCTGACTTTCTGGTGTGACCCGGTGGTCGAGGCCGCCGCACTCGGCATCCTCACCGAACGCCGCCGCGACCCAGAACTACACATCCGGACCCAACAGCTTCTCGATGAGCGAACCAAGGACGCGTTCCGCTCCCTGGTCGCCTCCGGCGTGGAGCAGGGCCGGGTCCAACCCGGTGTCGACGTCGACATGGTCTACCAGGCGTTGATCGGCACGGCGTTCTACACCGCCCACATGGAACCGGACATCGATGTCGACGACACCGCAGATCGACTGTGCTCCTTGCTGATCGATGGAGCCAGACGTACCCACCCCCAAAGGAAGGACCAACCTTGA
- the dapA gene encoding 4-hydroxy-tetrahydrodipicolinate synthase, protein MATPFKPDGSLDLDTAARLANRLVDAGCDGLVLSGTTGESPTTTDDEKLALLRTVLEAVGDRARIVAGAGSYDTAHSVHLAKACAAEGAHGLLVVTPYYSRPPQAGLVAHFTAVADATELPNLLYDIPPRSSIPIAWETIRALASHPNIVGVKDAKGDLHGGGQIIAETGLVYYSGDDALNLPWLAMGAVGFVSVWGHLAAGQLRDMLTAFNSGDIATARKINVSLAPLAAAQARLGGVTMSKEGLRLQGFEAGQPRLPQIPASPSEIEALAVDMRAAAVLR, encoded by the coding sequence ATGGCGACGCCGTTCAAGCCCGACGGCTCGCTCGATCTCGACACCGCCGCCCGCTTGGCGAATCGCCTGGTCGATGCCGGATGTGACGGGCTGGTGCTGTCGGGCACCACCGGCGAATCGCCGACCACCACCGACGACGAGAAGCTGGCGCTGCTGCGCACCGTGCTGGAGGCCGTGGGGGACCGGGCCCGCATCGTCGCCGGCGCCGGCAGCTACGACACCGCCCACAGCGTGCACCTGGCCAAGGCCTGCGCCGCCGAGGGTGCTCACGGCCTGCTCGTGGTGACGCCGTACTACTCACGGCCCCCGCAGGCCGGGCTGGTCGCCCACTTCACCGCGGTGGCTGACGCCACCGAGCTGCCGAACCTGCTCTATGACATCCCGCCGCGGTCGTCGATCCCGATCGCCTGGGAGACCATCCGTGCCCTGGCGTCGCACCCGAACATCGTGGGCGTCAAGGACGCCAAGGGTGATCTGCACGGTGGCGGCCAGATCATCGCCGAGACCGGGCTGGTGTACTACTCGGGCGACGACGCCTTGAACCTGCCCTGGCTGGCCATGGGTGCCGTCGGCTTTGTCAGTGTCTGGGGGCACCTGGCTGCCGGTCAGCTGCGAGACATGTTGACGGCGTTCAACTCTGGCGACATCGCCACGGCCCGCAAGATCAACGTCTCGCTGGCCCCGCTGGCTGCCGCCCAGGCCCGCCTCGGTGGGGTGACCATGTCCAAGGAGGGGCTGCGGTTGCAGGGATTCGAAGCGGGTCAGCCACGGCTGCCGCAGATTCCGGCATCTCCGTCTGAGATCGAGGCGTTGGCAGTCGATATGCGCGCGGCAGCGGTGTTGCGATAG
- a CDS encoding DMT family protein, with translation MLIGVAAALFACAGYGTASVLQSYAAGRSGAAADTADSGPTLRSTIIAMLAPVFIVGIALDLLGFAGSLVSARLIPLFLSQTIISANLVVTAVLSIFVLHVRLHRRDWTAIAIVLVSLCILGATAGRLGERDPGAIMHWGVLVVSAIILGLGAALVRLLGKKAAVPAGLIAGVLYGAMAVAVRVVDGLEPLNVAVLLADPALWAILVAGLGGFYLFTVALQVGSVNGVAAALVVGETVVPGIVGVVLLGDVSRPGYGWLVAIAFTAAVAGAVALAVSSAAEYERARTS, from the coding sequence GTGCTGATCGGCGTGGCCGCCGCGCTGTTCGCATGCGCCGGTTACGGCACAGCCTCGGTTCTGCAGTCGTATGCCGCGGGACGTTCCGGCGCCGCAGCCGACACCGCGGACAGCGGACCCACCTTGCGGTCGACGATCATCGCGATGCTGGCACCGGTCTTCATCGTCGGCATCGCGCTCGACCTTCTCGGTTTCGCGGGCAGCCTGGTATCGGCCCGGTTGATCCCCCTCTTCTTGTCGCAGACCATCATCAGCGCCAACCTCGTGGTCACCGCGGTGTTGAGCATCTTTGTGCTCCACGTCCGGCTGCATCGGCGCGACTGGACCGCGATCGCGATAGTCCTTGTGTCACTGTGCATCCTGGGGGCCACCGCCGGCCGCCTGGGCGAGCGCGATCCCGGCGCGATCATGCATTGGGGTGTCCTCGTGGTGTCGGCCATCATTCTGGGCCTGGGCGCCGCGCTGGTCCGGCTGCTCGGGAAGAAGGCTGCCGTGCCCGCGGGCCTGATCGCCGGGGTGCTCTACGGGGCGATGGCAGTCGCGGTGCGCGTCGTCGACGGCCTCGAGCCCCTGAACGTGGCGGTGTTGCTCGCCGACCCCGCGCTGTGGGCCATCCTGGTCGCCGGCCTCGGCGGGTTCTACCTGTTCACCGTGGCGCTGCAGGTCGGCTCGGTGAACGGCGTCGCAGCGGCGTTGGTGGTCGGCGAAACCGTGGTCCCCGGGATCGTGGGCGTGGTTCTGCTGGGCGACGTTTCGCGACCGGGGTACGGCTGGCTGGTGGCCATCGCCTTCACCGCGGCCGTCGCCGGTGCCGTAGCCCTCGCCGTCTCCAGTGCCGCCGAGTACGAGCGGGCTCGGACTTCTTGA
- the thyX gene encoding FAD-dependent thymidylate synthase yields the protein MAEIAPLRVQLIAKTEFQAPPDVPWSTDAEGGPALTEFAGRACYQSWSKPNPKTATNEGYIRHIIDVGHFSVLEHASVSFYITGISRSATHELIRHRHFSYSQLSQRYVPENDAEVVVPPGFEDDPELVEIFTAAADASRATYTELLARLEAKFADQPNAVLRRKQARQAARAVLPNATETRIVVSGNYRAWRHFIAMRASEHADVEIRRLAIACLRELVDAAPAVFSDFEIYTLADGSEVATSPLATEA from the coding sequence GTGGCCGAGATCGCGCCGCTGCGCGTGCAGCTGATCGCCAAGACGGAATTCCAGGCACCGCCTGACGTGCCGTGGAGCACCGACGCCGAGGGTGGCCCCGCGCTCACCGAGTTCGCCGGCCGGGCCTGCTATCAGAGTTGGTCCAAGCCCAACCCCAAGACGGCGACGAACGAGGGTTACATCCGCCACATCATCGACGTCGGGCACTTCTCCGTGCTCGAGCACGCCTCGGTATCCTTCTACATCACCGGTATCTCGCGGTCGGCCACCCACGAGCTCATCCGGCACCGGCATTTCTCCTACTCACAGCTCTCGCAGCGCTACGTACCCGAGAACGACGCCGAGGTGGTGGTGCCGCCCGGGTTCGAGGACGACCCGGAACTGGTGGAGATCTTCACCGCGGCCGCCGACGCGAGCCGCGCCACCTACACCGAGCTGCTGGCCCGGCTGGAGGCCAAGTTCGCTGATCAACCCAACGCCGTCCTACGGCGCAAGCAGGCCCGGCAGGCTGCCCGGGCGGTGCTGCCCAACGCCACCGAGACGCGCATCGTGGTCAGCGGCAACTACCGGGCCTGGCGCCATTTCATCGCGATGCGGGCCAGCGAGCACGCCGACGTGGAGATCCGCAGGCTGGCGATCGCCTGCCTGCGCGAGCTCGTCGACGCGGCGCCCGCGGTGTTCTCTGATTTCGAGATTTACACGTTGGCCGATGGTAGTGAGGTGGCAACGTCTCCCTTGGCCACGGAGGCTTGA
- a CDS encoding DUF1214 domain-containing protein → MTDTTELSAAFNGLLDEVRGIEQKLLNADPALSEPDLLDGYRLAFSVLRVAVDAYVWGDRDKPILVDVISPYLKWGGDNSDAFYQLAPLDPGRTYRVTGNRGDAVYLSMTVYGGPGEGRYSDRIVGTINNRDLEFDEDGNFEFIMSPDPHPGAWLKLDPDTEFALTRDYLNDPATDRRPEWRIEAVNPPARRSDSAAELARRFQYARNWLREQVSFLPTKVEPANQLHPPFPVPQNAYGWSAADAAYAMGSYDLAPDQALVIEGTSPDCVFWNLCLWNPFLHTYDYTHERVTINGAHVAYEPDGSWRIVISDKDPGHPNWVSTAGRSKGLIWLRWFLPEETPAHPQCRVVDVAEVATL, encoded by the coding sequence TTGACCGACACGACCGAGCTGTCCGCAGCGTTCAACGGCCTGCTCGACGAGGTGCGCGGCATCGAGCAGAAGCTGCTCAACGCCGACCCCGCCCTCAGTGAGCCCGATCTGCTCGACGGCTACCGGCTGGCATTCAGCGTGCTGCGCGTCGCCGTCGATGCGTATGTGTGGGGTGATCGCGACAAGCCGATCCTGGTCGACGTCATCAGCCCCTATCTCAAATGGGGTGGCGACAACTCCGACGCGTTCTATCAGCTCGCCCCACTGGACCCGGGCCGCACCTACCGCGTCACCGGCAACCGCGGCGATGCGGTGTACCTGTCGATGACGGTCTACGGCGGACCCGGCGAAGGCCGCTACAGCGACCGCATCGTCGGCACCATCAACAACCGTGACCTGGAGTTCGACGAGGACGGCAACTTCGAGTTCATCATGAGCCCGGACCCGCATCCGGGCGCCTGGCTCAAACTCGACCCTGATACCGAATTCGCCCTGACCCGTGACTATCTCAACGATCCGGCCACCGATCGCCGGCCGGAGTGGCGAATTGAGGCGGTCAACCCGCCGGCCCGGCGCTCCGACAGCGCCGCGGAGCTGGCCCGCCGCTTCCAGTACGCCAGAAACTGGCTGCGCGAACAGGTTTCGTTCCTGCCGACCAAGGTGGAGCCGGCCAACCAGCTGCACCCGCCGTTCCCTGTCCCCCAGAACGCCTACGGGTGGTCTGCGGCGGACGCGGCCTATGCGATGGGTTCCTACGATCTCGCGCCGGATCAGGCGCTGGTCATCGAGGGCACCTCACCCGACTGCGTGTTCTGGAACCTGTGCCTGTGGAATCCGTTCCTGCACACCTACGACTACACCCACGAGCGCGTCACGATCAACGGCGCCCACGTCGCCTACGAACCGGACGGGTCGTGGCGGATCGTCATCAGCGACAAGGACCCCGGCCACCCGAACTGGGTGTCCACGGCCGGCCGGTCCAAGGGCCTCATCTGGCTGCGCTGGTTCTTACCCGAGGAGACCCCGGCGCACCCGCAGTGCCGGGTGGTCGACGTGGCCGAGGTAGCGACCCTGTGA
- a CDS encoding bestrophin-like domain has product MGDFGLFGTWFLLAVVVIGAVLLAIGSVLLASRVIARDTRPEHNSVLSPFLTVVGLVYGALLGFTVVVGWQQYLSAQTNVSNEASTLVTMYRQTVAMPQPEQTQVREQLRAYAAAVQGPEWGKEEFGPISNNGRHALTEMYRIVGTAKSDSTAAPINSQFLSQLATLTSDRSARILNSSPRIPVLLWSALIFGSLVLITLASFMRLENNRAHMILVSTVTVLLALLLFLVFMLDHPYGPVGVTPQRFSHAVMVFDLIDQGT; this is encoded by the coding sequence ATGGGCGACTTTGGGTTGTTCGGAACCTGGTTCCTGCTCGCCGTGGTGGTCATCGGCGCTGTGCTGCTGGCCATCGGCAGCGTGCTGCTGGCCAGCCGCGTCATCGCGCGTGACACGCGGCCAGAGCACAACTCGGTCCTGTCGCCGTTCCTCACCGTCGTCGGCCTGGTCTACGGCGCGCTCCTCGGCTTCACCGTGGTCGTCGGATGGCAGCAGTACCTCTCCGCCCAGACGAACGTGTCCAACGAAGCCTCGACGCTGGTAACCATGTACCGCCAAACGGTGGCCATGCCACAGCCGGAACAGACCCAGGTGCGTGAGCAACTGCGCGCATACGCGGCCGCGGTACAAGGTCCCGAATGGGGCAAGGAAGAATTCGGCCCCATCAGCAACAACGGTCGGCACGCGCTCACCGAGATGTACCGCATCGTCGGTACTGCCAAATCGGACTCAACCGCCGCCCCGATCAACAGTCAGTTCCTCAGCCAACTGGCCACACTGACGTCGGACCGCAGTGCGCGCATCCTCAATTCGAGTCCACGGATACCTGTCCTGTTGTGGAGTGCCCTGATCTTCGGCAGCCTGGTGCTGATCACGCTGGCGAGCTTCATGCGGCTCGAGAACAACCGCGCCCACATGATCTTGGTCAGCACCGTCACCGTGCTGCTCGCGTTGCTACTCTTCCTCGTCTTCATGCTCGACCATCCGTATGGCCCGGTAGGCGTTACCCCACAACGGTTTTCGCACGCCGTGATGGTGTTCGACCTGATCGACCAGGGCACCTGA
- a CDS encoding ribonuclease J translates to MTTELAPPKPLAPGGLRVTALGGISEIGRNMTVFEHLGRLLIVDCGVLFPGHDEPGVDLILPDLRHVEDRLDDVEALVVTHAHEDHIGAIPFLLKLRPDIPVVGSKFTIALIREKCREHRIKPVCVEVAERQSSQHGVFECEYFAVNHSIPGCLAVAIHTGAGTVLHTGDIKLDQQPLDGRPTDLPGMSRLGDAGVDLFLCDSTNSEHPGVSPSESEVGPTLHRLIRGAEGRVIVACFASNVDRVQQIVDAAVALGRRVSFVGRSMVRNMGIARELGYLRVADSDILDIGAAEMMPAEKVVLITTGTQGEPMAALSRMSRGEHRSITLTAGDLIILSSSLIPGNEEAVYGVIDALAKIGARVVTNAQARVHVSGHAYAGELLFLYNGVRPRNVMPVHGTWRHMRANAALAASTGVPPENIVLAENGVSVDLVAGKASISGAVTVGKMFVDGLITGDVGDATLGERLILSSGFVAVTVVVHRETGKPAAPAHLHSRGFSEDPKALEPVARNVERELESLAADNVTDPTRIAQAVRRTVGKWVGETYRRQPMIVPTVIEI, encoded by the coding sequence GTGACCACCGAACTCGCGCCTCCCAAGCCCCTGGCCCCCGGCGGTCTGCGAGTTACCGCGCTGGGCGGAATCAGCGAGATCGGCCGCAACATGACGGTCTTCGAGCACCTGGGCAGATTGCTCATCGTGGACTGCGGGGTGCTGTTCCCGGGGCATGACGAACCCGGGGTGGACCTGATCCTGCCGGATCTGCGCCACGTCGAGGACCGGCTCGACGATGTGGAAGCCCTCGTCGTCACCCACGCCCACGAGGACCACATCGGGGCCATCCCGTTCCTGCTCAAGTTGCGCCCCGATATCCCGGTGGTCGGCTCCAAGTTCACCATCGCGCTGATCCGGGAGAAGTGCCGCGAACACCGCATCAAGCCGGTGTGCGTCGAGGTCGCCGAACGGCAGAGCAGCCAGCACGGCGTCTTCGAATGCGAGTACTTCGCGGTCAACCACTCGATCCCGGGATGTCTGGCCGTGGCCATCCACACCGGCGCCGGCACCGTGTTGCACACCGGGGACATCAAGCTCGACCAGCAGCCGCTCGACGGCCGCCCGACCGACCTGCCGGGTATGTCGCGGCTCGGTGACGCTGGTGTGGACCTGTTCCTGTGTGACTCGACCAATTCCGAACACCCGGGCGTCAGCCCGTCGGAGAGTGAGGTCGGCCCGACGCTGCACCGGCTGATCCGCGGGGCCGAGGGCCGGGTGATCGTCGCCTGCTTCGCCTCGAACGTCGATCGCGTACAACAGATCGTCGACGCCGCGGTGGCGCTCGGCCGCCGGGTCTCGTTCGTCGGACGTTCGATGGTGCGCAACATGGGCATCGCCCGCGAGCTGGGCTACCTGCGCGTCGCCGATTCCGACATCCTCGACATCGGCGCGGCCGAGATGATGCCGGCCGAGAAGGTCGTGCTGATCACCACCGGCACCCAGGGTGAGCCGATGGCAGCGCTGTCACGGATGTCGCGTGGCGAGCATCGCAGCATCACGCTGACCGCGGGTGATCTGATCATCCTGTCCTCGTCGCTCATCCCGGGCAATGAGGAGGCGGTCTACGGCGTCATCGACGCACTGGCCAAGATCGGTGCCCGCGTGGTCACCAATGCCCAAGCACGCGTACACGTTTCGGGCCATGCCTACGCGGGTGAGCTGCTGTTCCTCTACAACGGGGTGCGTCCCCGCAATGTGATGCCGGTGCACGGCACCTGGCGGCACATGCGCGCCAATGCCGCGCTGGCTGCCAGCACCGGGGTCCCGCCGGAGAACATCGTGCTCGCCGAGAACGGTGTCAGTGTGGATCTGGTGGCCGGCAAGGCCTCGATCTCCGGTGCGGTGACCGTGGGCAAGATGTTCGTCGATGGGTTGATCACTGGGGACGTCGGCGACGCCACGCTCGGCGAACGCCTCATCCTGTCTTCGGGTTTCGTGGCGGTGACGGTGGTGGTCCACCGCGAGACCGGGAAGCCCGCCGCCCCGGCCCACCTGCACTCCCGCGGATTCTCCGAAGATCCCAAGGCACTGGAGCCGGTGGCCCGAAATGTCGAGCGCGAGCTGGAAAGCCTTGCCGCCGATAACGTCACGGACCCGACCCGCATCGCCCAGGCAGTCCGGCGCACCGTCGGCAAGTGGGTGGGCGAGACCTACCGCCGCCAGCCGATGATCGTTCCGACCGTCATCGAGATCTAG